A part of Myxococcus fulvus genomic DNA contains:
- a CDS encoding ornithine cyclodeaminase family protein: MSTLILSAKELRGLYTVELGLQAVEKAFRAHGRGESLMPPKVYLSLPQYDGDFRAMPAFLDGAAGVKWVNAHPQNPKKHGLPTVRALYILSDPDTASPLAILDGTWLTAWRTGCAGGVASKYLAKPKPRTLGLVGCGVQARVLIDAHRALFGELELLLADASDAAAKALQAEKGGRVVSLQEASGADIVCTSTPSRTPVVKREWVKPGAHINAMGADAPGKQELDARILTEGRVFIDDTEQALHSGEVNVPLHDGVLRAEQIAGTLGEVVAGKKPGRSGEEISIFDSTGLALQDVALARALYDVARAKGVGQTLDIVGG, from the coding sequence ATGTCCACCCTCATCCTCAGCGCGAAAGAGCTGCGCGGTCTCTACACCGTCGAGCTCGGACTCCAGGCCGTCGAGAAGGCCTTCCGGGCCCATGGCCGTGGCGAGTCCCTCATGCCGCCCAAGGTGTACCTCTCCCTGCCGCAGTACGACGGCGACTTCCGCGCCATGCCCGCGTTCCTCGACGGCGCGGCCGGCGTGAAGTGGGTCAACGCCCATCCCCAGAACCCCAAGAAGCACGGCCTTCCCACCGTGCGCGCCCTCTACATCCTCAGCGACCCGGACACCGCGTCCCCGCTCGCCATCCTCGACGGCACCTGGCTCACCGCGTGGCGCACCGGCTGCGCGGGCGGCGTCGCGTCCAAGTACCTGGCGAAGCCCAAGCCCCGCACGCTCGGGCTCGTCGGCTGCGGCGTGCAGGCCCGCGTCCTCATCGATGCGCACCGCGCGCTCTTCGGGGAGCTGGAGCTGCTGCTCGCCGATGCCTCCGACGCCGCCGCGAAGGCGCTCCAGGCCGAGAAGGGCGGCCGCGTGGTCAGCCTCCAGGAGGCCTCCGGCGCGGACATCGTCTGCACCTCCACGCCCTCGCGCACCCCGGTGGTGAAGCGCGAGTGGGTCAAGCCCGGCGCCCACATCAACGCCATGGGCGCGGACGCCCCCGGCAAGCAGGAGCTGGACGCGCGCATCCTCACCGAGGGCCGCGTCTTCATCGACGACACCGAGCAGGCCCTGCACTCCGGCGAGGTCAACGTCCCCCTGCACGACGGCGTGCTGCGCGCCGAGCAGATCGCCGGCACCCTGGGCGAAGTCGTCGCCGGCAAGAAGCCCGGCCGCTCCGGGGAGGAGATCAGCATCTTCGACTCCACCGGGCTCGCGCTGCAGGACGTGGCCCTCGCCCGCGCCCTCTACGACGTCGCCCGGGCCAAGGGCGTCGGCCAGACGCTCGACATCGTCGGCGGCTGA